Proteins encoded in a region of the Vicia villosa cultivar HV-30 ecotype Madison, WI linkage group LG5, Vvil1.0, whole genome shotgun sequence genome:
- the LOC131602670 gene encoding dof zinc finger protein DOF1.4-like: MFGNGNCDVDNEKTIVTSSKWTQCEIDDHKVSMASSTGGNRVMEKPGQELLQQQQQALRCPRCDSSNTKFCYYNNYSLTQPRHFCKACKRYWTRGGTLRNVPVGGGCRKNKRLKRPTYSCSNNNNIDSSASPSSSNPSSVVANPNPPSQSQQQQQQQQQQHHSFDIAATSNHINTMLYGGNNSCHDVMNFPFSTRFNSTRVSNPVSGYDNLHQNGLGLGFSSGILMSAGVGVGGEGGEVNLNHHHHHQHHHDEGSYRNGFSTSNNNNYSSIFGSTSTSSTPVMASLLSSTLLQQKFMSTGGGIKGGSGGGGGGDDDAFHHHHEMDSKEVKLGEGLQNRLDQWNMNNLNGNGGAAFQNQMENMGLSDNNSSLYWNNNHNSSNNNTAAAAAATGLGSVWSTDQPGSNSVTSLI, from the exons ATGTTTGGTAATGGTAACTGTGATGTTGATAATGAGAAAACCATAGTCACTTCTAGCAAATGGACACAG TGTGAGATAGATGATCATAAGgtttcaatggcttcttcaacCGGTGGTAATAGGGTTATGGAAAAACCAGGTCAAGAGCTTCTTCAACAACAGCAACAAGCTTTGAGATGTCCACGTTGTGATTCATCCAACACTAAATTCTGTTACTACAATAACTACAGTTTAACACAGCCAAGACACTTCTGCAAAGCCTGTAAAAGATACTGGACAAGAGGTGGAACACTCAGAAATGTTCCTGTTGGTGGTGGTTGCAGAAAAAACAAACGCCTTAAACGACCAACATACTCTtgttccaacaacaacaacattgatTCTTctgcttctccttcttcttcaaaTCCTTCTAGTGTTGTTGCTAATCCAAACCCTCCTTCTCAATCTCAACAACAGCAACAGCAACAGCAGCAACAACATCATAGTTTTGATATTGCTGCTACCTCAAACCATATCAATACTATGCTTTATGGTGGTAATAACTCTTGTCATGATGTTATGAATTTTCCTTTTTCAACAAGGTTTAATTCTACTAGAGTTTCAAATCCAGTTTCTGGTTATGATAATCTTCACCAGAATGGTCTTGGATTAGGTTTTTCATCTGGGATATTAATGTCTGCTGGAGTAGGAGTAGGAGGAGAAGGAGGAGAAGTTAAtcttaatcatcatcatcatcatcaacatcatcatgatGAGGGTAGTTACAGAAATGGGTTTAGTACTTCAAATAATAACAATTACAGTTCCATCTTTGGTTCTACTTCTACTTCATCTACTCCTGTTATGGCTTCTCTACTTAGCTCTACACTACTGCAACAGAAGTTCATGAGTACTGGTGGTGGAATAAAAGGTGgtagtggtggtggtggtggtggtgatgatgatgcttttcatcatcatcatgagaTGGATTCAAAAGAAGTGAAACTAGGTGAAGGGCTACAAAATAGGTTGGATCAGTGGAATATGAATAACCTGAATGGAAATGGTGGTGCTGCTTTCCAAAACCAGATGGAGAATATGGGTTTGTCTGATAACAATTCTTCTCTTTATtggaataataatcacaacagcagcaacaacaacacaGCAGCAGCAGCAGCAGCAACAGGTTTGGGTAGTGTTTGGAGTACTGATCAACCTGGTTCTAATTCAGTTACATCTCTGATCTAG